A genomic segment from Hippoglossus stenolepis isolate QCI-W04-F060 chromosome 3, HSTE1.2, whole genome shotgun sequence encodes:
- the LOC118104634 gene encoding gamma-glutamyl hydrolase-like, with protein sequence MNQPLNSRPIIGVMADETRKDEQATRGYSYIPACYVKYLEAAGARVVPVRLNLPEEEYTKIFNSINGFMLPGGGANLLASPYRRTAEIFFNLALRANDASDYFPILGTCLGFEQLTVLTAKEHLLTLTDTTAVALPLNFTPMAHSSRLFGSFPKDVLRSLTEENIAPHFHKWSLSLEAFNGNPKLKNFYKALSTNHDGKQEFISTIEAYQYPFYGLQWHPEKTPFEWIDKPGMVHSAAAIRASFYTSSFFVSEARKSSHRFPSQEEEESALIYNFCPVFRGLNSIFIQYYYFD encoded by the exons GGGTGATGGCGGATGAAACCCGTAAAGACGAACAGGCTACAAGGGGCTATTCCTACATCCCTGCTTGCTATGTGAAATACCTGGAGGCAGCCGGGGCCAGGGTCGTACCTGTCAG ATTAAATCTCCCAGAAGAAGAATATACCAAGATATTCAACTCAATCAACGG GTTCATGCTGCCGGGAGGAGGTGCAAATCTGCTGGCGTCGCCCTACAGACGAACCGCCGAAATTTTTTTCAACTTGGCTCTGAGG gccaACGATGCTTCGGACTACTTCCCCATCTTGGGAACTTGTCTGGGCTTCGAGCAGCTGACTGTCTTAACAGCGAAGGAACACCTGCTCACGCTCACTGACACCACGGCTGTGGCTCTGCCGCTCAACTTCACACCAA TGGCACATTCCAGCCGTCTGTTTGGGAGTTTCCCCAAAGATGTGCTGAGGTCTCTGACCGAGGAAAACATCGCCCCCCACTTCCACAAGTGGAGTCTGTCCCTCGAG GCCTTCAACGGGAATCCCAAGCTGAAGAACTTTTACAAGGCCCTGTCGACGAACCACGATGGGAAGCAAGAATTCATCTCCACTATCGAAG CCTACCAGTATCCATTTTATGGACTTCAGTGGCATCCGGAGAAAACCCCCTTTGAGTGGATCGACAAACCGGGGATGGTTCACTCCGCCGCTGCAATAAGAGCTTCCTTCTACACTTCCAGCTTCTTCGTCTCTGAAG CCAGGAAGAGCAGCCATCGTTTCCCgagtcaggaggaggaagagagcgcGCTCATCTACAACTTCTGTCCCGTCTTCAGAGGCCTGAATTCCATCTTCATTCAGTACTATTACTTTGATTGA